The Thermomonospora amylolytica sequence GCCTCATGGTGGACGCCGAGGCCGGAACGCCCCACACGCTGGTCGTCCCGGGGGCTCCCGACCTGCCGCGCCTGCCGATCCCCGTTCCCGGCCTGGTCGATGCGATCCGCGACCTGGCGGCCGGCGCCCGGCGGGTCGCCTCGGTGTGCACGGGGGCGTTCGCGCTGGCCGAGGCGGGGCTGCTGGACGGCAGGCGGGCGACCACCCACTGGCGGCACACTGACGCGCTCGCCCGCCGCCACCCGCGGGTCACCGTCGAGCCGGACGCGATCTACGTGCGCGACGGGCGGGTGATGACCTCGGCGGGCGTCACCGCGGGCATCGACCTGGCGCTGGCCATGGTGGAGGAGGACGAGGGCGCCGACCTCGCCCGGGAGGTCGCTCGGGACCTGGTGGTCTTCCTGCAGCGGCCCGGCGGGCAGTCCCAGTTCTCGGTGCCCGCGCGCACTCCCCGGCCCCGAAACGACGTGCTGCGTACGCTGCTCGCCGAGATCGCCGCCGACCCGGCCGCCGACCACTCCGTGCCCGCGATGGCGCTGCGGGCGGGGGTGAGCGCACGGCACCTGACGAGGCTGTTCCACGACGGCGTCGGCGCCACCCCCGCCGCCTATGTGGAGTCGGTGCGCGTGGAGGCCGCGCAGGCGTTGCTGGAGGCCGGGGAGACGGTCACCGGGGCGGCGCGGCGGTCCGGGCTCGGCAGCGACGAGTCGCTGCGCCGGGCGTTCCTGCGCCGCCTGGGCGTGACCCCGTCGGCGTACCGGGACCGGTTCCGCACCACTAGGGGAGCCGGATCGACTGGGCGTGGCGGAAGACGTCGAGCGGGTCCCAGCGCTCCTTGA is a genomic window containing:
- a CDS encoding GlxA family transcriptional regulator — translated: MRDVMVLAYDGVRLMDVTGPIEVFGTAARFGAPYRVTLRSPDGEAVTTSTGTRLMVDAEAGTPHTLVVPGAPDLPRLPIPVPGLVDAIRDLAAGARRVASVCTGAFALAEAGLLDGRRATTHWRHTDALARRHPRVTVEPDAIYVRDGRVMTSAGVTAGIDLALAMVEEDEGADLAREVARDLVVFLQRPGGQSQFSVPARTPRPRNDVLRTLLAEIAADPAADHSVPAMALRAGVSARHLTRLFHDGVGATPAAYVESVRVEAAQALLEAGETVTGAARRSGLGSDESLRRAFLRRLGVTPSAYRDRFRTTRGAGSTGRGGRRRAGPSAP